In one window of Leifsonia sp. Root112D2 DNA:
- a CDS encoding helix-turn-helix transcriptional regulator, giving the protein MDRAALADFLRRRRGSLQPGDVGLPAGTRRRAPGLRREEVAQLAAMSVDYYTRLEQQRSPQPSEQMLASLARALRLSDDERDYLFRMAGHSAPDRTAASAHISPALQRVLDRLDDTPALVLTNLGETLVQNELAAALIGDRSAFTGLDRSEIYRWFMHPETERSRYPTDDHARQSRAQVASLRVAYGAAGTTSRAGELVRALQSASREFAEIWDRHEVARRFEDHKTLIHPELGAIELDCQVLFTEDQSQCLLVLTAAPRSESAEKLALLGVLGTQAFSQSP; this is encoded by the coding sequence ATGGATCGCGCCGCACTCGCAGACTTTCTCCGCAGACGCCGTGGCTCCCTGCAGCCCGGCGATGTCGGTCTGCCTGCCGGCACGCGGCGCAGGGCGCCCGGCCTGCGGCGCGAAGAGGTGGCCCAGCTGGCCGCGATGTCGGTCGACTACTACACCCGCCTCGAGCAGCAACGCTCTCCGCAGCCCAGCGAGCAGATGCTCGCCTCACTGGCTCGTGCGCTGCGGCTGAGCGACGACGAGCGCGACTATCTTTTTCGCATGGCCGGACACAGCGCGCCCGACCGCACCGCGGCATCCGCCCACATCTCCCCCGCGTTGCAGCGTGTGCTTGACCGCCTTGACGACACGCCCGCCCTCGTGCTGACGAATCTGGGTGAGACGCTCGTGCAGAACGAGCTCGCCGCCGCGTTGATCGGTGATCGCTCGGCCTTCACGGGGCTCGATCGCAGCGAGATCTACCGCTGGTTCATGCACCCCGAGACGGAACGATCGCGCTACCCCACAGATGACCACGCGCGGCAGAGCCGGGCCCAGGTGGCGTCGCTGCGTGTGGCCTATGGGGCTGCAGGTACCACATCCCGTGCTGGCGAACTCGTGCGCGCGTTACAGAGCGCCAGCCGCGAGTTCGCGGAAATCTGGGATCGTCACGAGGTAGCCAGGCGCTTTGAAGACCACAAGACTCTCATTCACCCCGAACTCGGCGCGATCGAGTTGGACTGCCAGGTGCTGTTCACCGAAGATCAGTCCCAGTGCCTGCTCGTGCTCACGGCCGCGCCGCGTTCCGAGAGCGCAGAGAAGCTGGCGCTGCTCGGCGTGCTGGGCACCCAGGCATTCAGCCAATCACCCTGA
- a CDS encoding DEAD/DEAH box helicase, giving the protein MTFPELGLSDAVLKALKDVGYENPSAIQAATIPPLLAGRDVVGLAQTGTGKTAAFALPILSRLDLSQKSPQALVLAPTRELALQVCEAFEKYAAHMRGVHVLPVYGGQGYGVQLSALRRGVHVVVGTPGRIMDHLEKRTLDLSQLKYLVLDEADEMLTMGFAEDVETILAETPDDKQVALFSATMPAQIRRISKKYLRDAEEVTVKNKTTTSANTTQRYLMVSYPQKVDALTRILEVENFEAMIVFVRTKNETETLAEKLRARGYSALAINGDVPQAQRERTVDQLKSGKLDILVATDVAARGLDVERISHVINYDIPIDTESYVHRIGRTGRAGRSGAAISFVTPRESRLLTAIEKATRQPLTQMHLPSVEDVNVTRLARFDDAIDEALGQSDRIAQFRDIIAHYVGHHDVPEADVAAALAVVAQGETPLLLSPDQVRAQRRERAESDRGANGRGERRRGESDRGARQRPRDDRNGRGERPERRPRGGAPMASYRIEVGKRQKVEPRQIVGALANEGGLSREDFGAIKILPDFSLVELPVDLSPDVLGKLGNTRISGKLIEIHPDRAGSSRHDDREERPPRKPRRHHERP; this is encoded by the coding sequence ATGACCTTTCCCGAACTCGGACTCAGCGACGCGGTGCTCAAGGCACTCAAAGATGTCGGGTACGAGAACCCGTCGGCCATTCAGGCCGCGACAATTCCCCCGCTCCTGGCCGGCCGCGACGTCGTGGGGCTCGCTCAGACCGGAACCGGCAAGACGGCCGCGTTCGCCTTGCCGATCCTTTCGCGGCTTGACCTCTCGCAGAAGAGCCCGCAGGCGCTCGTACTCGCCCCGACGCGCGAGCTCGCCCTGCAGGTCTGCGAGGCGTTTGAGAAATACGCCGCCCACATGCGCGGCGTGCATGTTCTTCCGGTCTACGGCGGTCAGGGATACGGTGTTCAGCTCTCCGCATTGCGTCGCGGAGTGCACGTCGTGGTCGGCACCCCGGGCCGCATCATGGATCATCTCGAAAAGCGCACTCTCGACCTGTCTCAGCTCAAGTACCTCGTGCTCGACGAGGCCGACGAGATGCTCACGATGGGCTTCGCCGAAGACGTCGAGACGATCCTCGCCGAGACGCCCGATGACAAACAGGTCGCCCTCTTCTCCGCCACCATGCCCGCGCAGATTCGCCGCATCTCGAAGAAGTACCTGCGCGATGCAGAAGAGGTTACGGTCAAGAACAAGACGACAACCTCGGCGAACACGACCCAGCGCTATCTGATGGTGTCTTACCCACAAAAGGTGGATGCCCTCACCCGCATTCTCGAGGTGGAGAACTTCGAGGCAATGATCGTGTTCGTGCGCACCAAGAACGAGACGGAAACACTGGCCGAGAAGTTGCGCGCCCGCGGCTACTCGGCGTTGGCCATCAACGGTGACGTGCCGCAGGCGCAGCGCGAGCGCACGGTGGACCAGCTCAAGTCAGGCAAGCTCGACATTCTTGTGGCCACGGATGTTGCTGCCCGCGGCCTCGACGTGGAGCGCATCAGCCACGTCATCAACTACGACATTCCGATCGATACCGAGTCCTACGTGCATCGCATCGGTCGCACGGGGCGAGCGGGGCGCAGCGGCGCCGCGATCAGCTTCGTCACCCCGCGTGAGTCACGTCTGCTCACCGCGATCGAGAAGGCGACCCGGCAGCCACTGACCCAGATGCACCTGCCCAGTGTTGAGGATGTGAACGTCACCCGTCTCGCACGCTTCGACGATGCCATCGACGAGGCTCTCGGCCAGAGCGATCGCATCGCGCAGTTCCGAGACATCATCGCCCACTACGTCGGCCACCACGATGTGCCGGAAGCCGATGTCGCCGCCGCGCTCGCGGTAGTGGCCCAGGGCGAGACGCCGCTGCTGCTTTCGCCCGATCAGGTGCGAGCGCAGCGCCGCGAGCGCGCCGAGAGTGACCGCGGTGCGAATGGTCGTGGTGAGAGGCGTCGTGGAGAGAGCGACCGTGGAGCCCGGCAACGACCCCGCGACGATCGAAACGGTCGCGGTGAGCGCCCCGAGCGGCGCCCCCGTGGTGGTGCACCGATGGCGTCGTATCGCATCGAGGTCGGCAAGCGACAAAAAGTCGAGCCTCGACAGATCGTCGGAGCCCTCGCCAACGAGGGCGGCCTGAGCCGAGAAGATTTCGGCGCGATCAAGATCCTCCCGGATTTCTCCCTCGTCGAACTTCCCGTCGACCTCTCCCCGGATGTCCTCGGCAAGCTCGGAAACACGCGCATCAGCGGCAAGCTCATTGAGATTCATCCCGACCGGGCAGGCTCGTCTCGCCACGACGATCGTGAGGAACGACCGCCGCGCAAGCCCCGTCGGCATCACGAACGCCCGTAG
- a CDS encoding GrpB family protein, which produces MSVYPLEITERHVGNPDQQLAGWVGGATPPSQPIVIVDPDSEWPSWFAGEAARIMEILGDVVIRIEHVGSTAVAGLPAKPIIDIDLQVADSAAESSYIPPLVDSGYRLILREPWWNGHRMLVGSGGRFNLHVFPVGAPEPLRHLLFRDWLRSHSDDRQLYASTKRELAESTATNPEDYNLAKNAVIDDIYTRIFSVPPASHPAWPHL; this is translated from the coding sequence ATGTCGGTTTATCCGCTGGAGATCACCGAGCGACACGTCGGTAATCCAGATCAACAACTCGCTGGGTGGGTCGGCGGGGCCACGCCCCCGTCTCAGCCGATCGTGATCGTTGACCCGGATTCCGAATGGCCCTCGTGGTTCGCGGGCGAAGCCGCCCGGATCATGGAGATCCTGGGCGATGTCGTCATTCGGATCGAACACGTGGGTTCGACCGCCGTTGCCGGCCTACCGGCCAAGCCGATCATCGACATCGACCTTCAGGTCGCCGATAGTGCAGCAGAGAGCAGCTACATTCCGCCACTTGTTGACTCCGGCTATCGTCTGATTCTGCGCGAGCCGTGGTGGAACGGGCACCGAATGCTTGTGGGATCTGGCGGACGGTTCAATCTGCACGTCTTTCCCGTCGGCGCCCCTGAGCCGCTGCGGCACCTCCTCTTTCGAGACTGGCTCAGGTCCCATTCGGACGACCGGCAACTCTATGCATCGACCAAACGTGAACTCGCCGAGTCGACGGCGACGAATCCCGAGGACTACAACCTTGCCAAGAACGCCGTGATCGATGACATCTATACCCGCATCTTCAGCGTGCCTCCGGCATCACACCCAGCGTGGCCGCACCTCTGA
- the arfB gene encoding alternative ribosome rescue aminoacyl-tRNA hydrolase ArfB, translating to MDVEVSRALRIPASELAWRFSRSSGPGGQHVNTSDSRVELSWNVADSSALSDGQRMLLLTRLDRRLVAGSLTVTASERRSQLRNREIALSKLADLVAEGLAPDPARRRATKPTRGSAQRRLAAKVRRSATKRQRQRPTAE from the coding sequence ATGGACGTGGAGGTGTCGCGCGCGCTGAGGATTCCCGCATCCGAACTCGCCTGGCGGTTCTCGCGGTCATCCGGGCCGGGCGGCCAGCACGTCAATACCTCGGACAGCCGCGTCGAGCTCTCCTGGAATGTCGCCGACTCGTCGGCTCTTTCCGACGGCCAGCGGATGCTTCTTCTCACGCGTCTTGACCGTCGTCTCGTCGCCGGCTCGCTCACCGTGACCGCCTCCGAGAGACGGTCTCAGTTGCGCAATCGCGAGATCGCCTTAAGCAAGCTCGCCGACCTCGTGGCAGAGGGTCTTGCTCCCGATCCAGCTCGGCGACGTGCGACCAAACCCACCCGAGGCTCTGCTCAGCGGCGCCTCGCCGCGAAGGTCAGGCGTTCGGCAACAAAGCGGCAACGGCAGCGCCCGACCGCCGAATAG
- a CDS encoding ABC-F family ATP-binding cassette domain-containing protein, with protein sequence MSLVRLNDVSVRFENTQILREAFLRLENTDRVGLIGRNGSGKTTLLKLVLDQVQPDTGTITVDPGTRIGYFSQFSELNGDSTITEVLDALFDEVHAVENELASIETAIAADPSGGAELDRLIHRQSELFAEMDRLDGWDYPRKIDTALTTLGFTEARRICPIDELSGGWRNRAALAKILLEDPDVLLLDEPTNFLDVAGVEWLESWFRDFGGAAIIVSHDRTFLDAVATRIIEVENFHLHEYPGNFGEYVIQKQFRLKTLEQQYVHESELLAFEAEGIADRREAAKNASKNLDKQLSGIKKARAPRPVDEIITSIYGGLHVRDVLCRVNGLSKSYGSQTLFAGLDFEVRRGNRIVVFGANGCGKSTLLRVLTGEERADSGDVSWASGAKVVSYNRVLEELDDDDTVTHSVNAMPDSLALTATRKSVGRFLAMFQFSEADLKKRIRELSGGQRARVAMAQCLLSGASVLLLDEPTNHLDLASTQVMERALVHFPGAVIVVSHDRFFSDKIANRMLVFGTGGTVPGAIDVRAA encoded by the coding sequence ATGAGCCTGGTTCGGCTGAATGACGTCAGCGTTCGATTCGAGAACACCCAGATCCTCCGAGAGGCGTTCTTGCGCCTCGAGAACACAGACCGGGTCGGACTGATCGGCCGCAACGGCTCGGGCAAGACGACGCTGCTGAAGCTGGTGCTTGACCAGGTGCAGCCCGACACGGGAACCATCACCGTCGATCCGGGAACCCGAATCGGCTACTTCTCGCAGTTCTCCGAGCTCAACGGCGATTCGACCATCACCGAAGTGCTGGATGCGCTCTTTGACGAGGTACACGCCGTTGAAAACGAGCTCGCCTCGATAGAGACAGCAATCGCCGCGGATCCATCCGGCGGGGCGGAACTCGACCGGCTCATTCATCGACAGTCCGAACTGTTCGCGGAGATGGACCGACTCGACGGGTGGGATTACCCGCGCAAGATCGACACGGCACTCACCACGCTCGGTTTCACTGAAGCGCGCCGCATCTGCCCGATCGACGAGCTTTCCGGGGGATGGCGCAATCGCGCGGCGCTCGCGAAGATCCTGCTCGAAGACCCAGATGTGCTGCTGCTCGACGAGCCCACCAACTTTCTCGACGTGGCCGGGGTGGAGTGGCTGGAATCCTGGTTTCGCGACTTCGGGGGTGCCGCGATCATCGTTTCCCACGACCGCACGTTTCTCGATGCTGTCGCGACCCGCATCATCGAGGTCGAGAACTTCCACCTGCACGAATACCCGGGCAACTTCGGTGAATACGTCATTCAGAAGCAATTCCGCCTGAAGACGCTCGAGCAGCAGTACGTGCATGAGTCCGAACTGCTGGCCTTCGAGGCCGAAGGGATAGCCGACCGGCGCGAGGCCGCGAAGAACGCCAGCAAGAATCTCGACAAGCAGCTCTCGGGCATCAAAAAGGCCCGCGCACCCCGGCCCGTCGACGAGATCATCACGAGCATCTACGGCGGGCTCCATGTCAGAGATGTGCTGTGCCGCGTCAACGGCCTCAGTAAGTCCTACGGGTCGCAGACGCTGTTCGCCGGGCTCGACTTCGAGGTGCGGCGAGGCAATCGCATCGTCGTGTTCGGGGCGAATGGATGCGGCAAGAGCACACTGCTGCGCGTGCTCACCGGCGAGGAGCGCGCCGACTCCGGGGACGTCTCCTGGGCATCCGGAGCGAAGGTGGTCTCGTACAACCGGGTTCTCGAAGAACTCGACGACGACGACACCGTTACGCACTCGGTCAATGCCATGCCCGACAGCCTCGCCCTCACCGCGACGCGCAAGTCGGTGGGCAGGTTTCTCGCCATGTTCCAGTTCTCCGAAGCCGATTTGAAGAAGCGCATTCGGGAGCTCTCGGGTGGCCAGCGCGCCCGCGTGGCCATGGCCCAGTGCCTTCTCTCCGGTGCCTCGGTACTTCTGCTCGACGAGCCGACGAACCACCTTGACCTCGCCAGTACCCAGGTCATGGAGAGAGCCCTCGTTCACTTTCCGGGCGCGGTCATCGTGGTGAGCCACGACCGCTTCTTCAGCGACAAGATCGCCAATCGGATGCTCGTGTTCGGCACCGGCGGTACGGTTCCCGGAGCGATCGACGTGCGTGCCGCCTAG
- a CDS encoding TetR/AcrR family transcriptional regulator, whose product MADKDASHGIVSRDGWAAQIAALDDIHRASDSRKEPITVHRIVDVALRLVESEGFNAVTMRRVAAAMHTGAASLYAHVRNKAELDDLLIGELCSRVALPVPDSTQWQAQIIDVCAQLRDQFLRYPGVSGAALAAAPTSLDTLRINEGMLAIVLAGGVPAQSAAWAVDAAYLYVSAYSLEASLRRKLGEDADGRILDKDEIIERLRMLPVDRFPSTVAHAQELAAGEGHERFDFTLNLLFQGLATKRVPA is encoded by the coding sequence ATGGCCGACAAAGACGCTTCGCATGGCATCGTTTCCCGTGACGGGTGGGCGGCGCAGATCGCCGCACTCGACGACATCCACCGTGCTTCTGACTCTCGCAAGGAGCCCATCACCGTGCACCGAATCGTGGATGTCGCGCTGCGGCTCGTCGAGTCCGAAGGATTCAACGCCGTGACGATGCGTCGCGTCGCCGCCGCCATGCACACCGGTGCGGCGTCGCTGTACGCGCACGTGCGCAACAAGGCGGAACTCGACGACCTGCTGATCGGGGAGCTGTGCTCGCGCGTGGCGCTGCCGGTGCCGGATTCCACGCAGTGGCAGGCGCAGATCATCGATGTCTGCGCACAGCTGCGGGATCAGTTTCTCCGCTACCCGGGGGTCTCGGGTGCCGCTCTGGCCGCAGCCCCCACCAGCCTCGACACGCTGCGGATCAATGAAGGCATGCTCGCTATCGTGTTGGCCGGGGGAGTGCCAGCACAATCCGCCGCCTGGGCGGTCGATGCCGCCTATCTCTACGTCAGTGCATACAGTCTCGAGGCGTCACTGAGACGCAAGCTCGGCGAGGATGCGGACGGGCGCATTCTCGACAAGGATGAGATCATCGAGCGCCTGAGGATGCTGCCGGTGGACCGGTTTCCCAGCACCGTCGCGCACGCGCAGGAACTCGCCGCGGGTGAGGGGCACGAACGCTTCGACTTCACCCTGAATCTGCTCTTCCAGGGCCTCGCCACGAAGAGGGTTCCCGCATGA
- a CDS encoding MFS transporter: MSIQKSEHKEEIPSAGSPRSLREAWVALAGLSAVFLFEMLDNSILNVALPTIGRELHASTTSLQWVTSAYAVVFGGLMLAFGAVADRFGRRRIMLIGLALLGLASLATVFVTTSDELILIRAVMGIAAAMTTPGSMALAFRLFGEDSLRVRALTLISTVGLVGLAVGPTVGGFVLAIAPWQVLLLANVPIALLAIIGIRIGIAADKAADLHRDPIDVVGALLGTVTIVLALVAPTLFVNEGTSSWAPWTAATAAVLTAILFVVRERSARYPLLDLKLIALPLVSSGLAFKAAAGLATAGLGYLVTLQLQLQWGWPPALAAIGMLPQVVVLVAGGAFVNPFVQRVGLVRAAWISAVTVVVGLAVYALLNSFGYVWVAISLALVAAGLRVVGVVAATNVLSGLPANRTTIGAALTDTATEVANGIGIAVTGTILAALFAGSIATSHWSAHQTAQFQQGITLAGIVLTVLAGALVGWGFLRARPAASSDRAATIETRQSSES; this comes from the coding sequence ATGAGCATCCAGAAGTCTGAACACAAAGAAGAGATCCCATCTGCTGGCTCTCCCCGCTCCTTGCGGGAGGCGTGGGTCGCATTGGCCGGCCTCTCTGCGGTGTTCCTGTTTGAAATGCTGGACAATTCGATCCTGAACGTGGCGTTGCCCACAATCGGGCGCGAGCTGCACGCTTCGACGACGTCGTTGCAGTGGGTGACGAGCGCATACGCGGTGGTGTTCGGCGGGCTGATGCTGGCCTTCGGGGCGGTAGCCGACAGATTCGGTCGGCGCCGGATCATGCTCATAGGCCTGGCACTGCTCGGCCTCGCGAGCCTTGCGACAGTCTTCGTCACCACTTCCGACGAGCTGATCCTCATCCGCGCCGTGATGGGTATCGCCGCCGCCATGACGACGCCGGGATCGATGGCACTGGCCTTCCGACTGTTCGGGGAGGACAGCCTGCGCGTTCGCGCACTGACCCTCATCTCGACCGTGGGTCTGGTGGGGCTCGCGGTCGGGCCGACGGTGGGCGGCTTTGTGCTCGCCATCGCCCCGTGGCAGGTGCTGCTGCTGGCGAACGTGCCGATAGCCTTACTCGCGATCATCGGCATACGAATCGGCATCGCGGCAGACAAGGCCGCCGATCTGCACCGCGACCCGATCGATGTGGTGGGCGCGCTGCTGGGCACGGTCACGATAGTGCTCGCACTCGTGGCGCCCACGCTATTCGTGAACGAAGGCACCTCCTCGTGGGCGCCGTGGACGGCCGCCACCGCTGCGGTGCTGACCGCGATACTGTTCGTGGTGCGCGAACGTTCGGCGCGCTACCCGCTTCTCGACCTGAAGCTCATCGCCCTCCCCCTGGTGTCGAGCGGCCTGGCATTCAAGGCCGCGGCCGGGCTCGCAACCGCCGGACTGGGCTACCTGGTGACACTGCAGTTGCAACTCCAGTGGGGGTGGCCGCCCGCGCTCGCCGCCATCGGCATGCTGCCGCAGGTTGTCGTGCTCGTCGCCGGCGGCGCATTTGTGAATCCCTTCGTGCAACGTGTTGGTCTGGTGCGCGCCGCCTGGATCAGCGCCGTGACAGTCGTTGTGGGGCTCGCCGTATACGCGCTGCTCAACAGCTTCGGATACGTCTGGGTCGCGATATCTCTTGCGCTTGTGGCCGCCGGGCTGCGCGTGGTCGGTGTCGTCGCCGCCACCAATGTGCTCAGCGGCCTGCCCGCCAACCGCACCACCATCGGCGCGGCGCTCACGGACACCGCGACAGAGGTTGCCAACGGCATCGGCATCGCCGTCACCGGAACCATCCTGGCCGCCCTGTTCGCCGGAAGCATCGCCACATCGCACTGGAGCGCGCATCAGACAGCCCAGTTTCAACAGGGGATCACCCTCGCGGGAATCGTGCTCACGGTTCTGGCCGGGGCACTCGTCGGCTGGGGTTTCCTCCGGGCTCGGCCCGCCGCTTCCTCCGATCGCGCAGCGACGATCGAGACGCGTCAATCCTCAGAGTCGTAG
- a CDS encoding response regulator — translation MTEPIRVLLADDQDLFREGVRVIIDAQEGMQVVGAARDGAEAVELVDSLSPDVVLMDIRMPELDGVEATRQIFLPARVERRSNAVRVLVLTTFVLDDRAATAIRHGASGFILKDTTPAMLTDAIRTVHGGNAVLAPNDLSSLLEGQFSAQVAVPQVFASLTEKEREIFDAVARGASNSEVAAALFLGESTVKTHVGAILRKLALRDRVQIVVFAYEHGLV, via the coding sequence GTGACCGAGCCGATTCGCGTGCTTCTTGCAGACGACCAGGACCTCTTTCGCGAGGGTGTGCGCGTGATCATCGACGCGCAGGAGGGCATGCAGGTGGTGGGTGCGGCGCGGGATGGCGCCGAGGCGGTCGAGCTCGTCGACTCACTCTCGCCCGATGTCGTGCTGATGGACATACGGATGCCCGAACTCGACGGTGTCGAGGCCACCCGGCAGATCTTCCTTCCTGCGCGCGTTGAGCGGCGATCGAATGCGGTACGCGTGCTGGTGCTCACGACCTTCGTTCTCGACGACCGCGCGGCCACGGCGATCAGACACGGTGCCAGCGGATTCATTCTCAAAGACACGACGCCCGCGATGCTGACCGATGCCATCCGCACGGTGCACGGGGGCAACGCGGTGCTGGCACCCAACGACCTGTCGAGCCTGCTCGAGGGCCAGTTTTCGGCTCAGGTGGCGGTCCCGCAGGTCTTCGCCAGCCTCACGGAGAAGGAGCGGGAGATATTCGACGCTGTCGCTCGCGGGGCGTCGAATTCCGAGGTTGCCGCCGCGCTCTTTCTGGGCGAATCGACGGTAAAGACGCACGTGGGCGCCATCCTGCGCAAACTCGCTCTGCGTGACCGCGTGCAGATCGTGGTCTTCGCCTACGAGCACGGTCTCGTCTGA